One Arthrobacter sp. FW306-07-I genomic window carries:
- a CDS encoding uracil-DNA glycosylase: MTAPGISAFVQRLAAVELGPACTNFFNHEVPENALRRRNLELYLQEMLDRQPKVLLVGEAPGFRGMRITGVPFTNRVILGGPTNSFGLFGPGKGYVLPPEAAGVAAEPTATVLWQVLEEVGALPLLWSAFPWHTHQPGKPLSNRTPKPSETKLGTPFWQELAELFGTTSIVAVGNVAQHSLQRSGLAVPKIRHPAHGGRAGFKSGLEQLLESGMQA; the protein is encoded by the coding sequence ATGACGGCCCCCGGCATCTCTGCGTTCGTTCAGCGGCTTGCGGCCGTGGAGCTCGGACCGGCGTGCACTAACTTCTTCAATCATGAAGTCCCGGAGAACGCGCTGCGCAGGCGCAACCTGGAGCTCTACCTGCAGGAGATGCTGGACCGGCAGCCCAAGGTGCTGCTGGTAGGGGAGGCACCCGGTTTCCGGGGCATGCGGATCACCGGCGTGCCATTCACCAACCGGGTTATCCTCGGAGGCCCCACCAACAGCTTCGGGCTTTTCGGCCCCGGCAAGGGGTACGTGCTGCCGCCCGAAGCTGCAGGGGTGGCTGCCGAGCCAACGGCAACGGTGCTGTGGCAGGTGCTGGAAGAGGTGGGGGCTCTGCCACTGCTGTGGAGTGCCTTCCCCTGGCACACGCACCAGCCAGGAAAGCCTTTGTCCAACCGCACGCCCAAGCCTTCGGAGACAAAGCTGGGGACTCCTTTCTGGCAGGAATTGGCGGAACTGTTCGGTACTACCTCCATCGTGGCGGTGGGCAATGTGGCCCAGCACAGCCTCCAACGCAGCGGCTTGGCCGTTCCCAAGATTCGGCATCCGGCGCATGGCGGCAGGGCGGGTTTCAAGAGCGGGCTGGAGCAGTTGCTGGAAAGTGGGATGCAGGCCTGA
- a CDS encoding aldo/keto reductase, which translates to MEQRILGKTGRNVSIVGLGTWQLGADWGNVDPAQAQAILAASVEAGVTLFDTADVYGDGKSEQAIGKFLADNPGSGVTVATKMGRRVEQRPENYTLANFRQWVDRSRKNLGMDTLDLVQLHCPPTPVYSNNEVYDALDTLVAEGAIRNYGVSVERTDEALEAIRHEGTASVQIILNAFRLKPLDEVLPAAKAAGVGIIARVPLASGLLSGKYTKDTTFAENDHRNYNRQGDAFDVGETFSGVDYELGLKAVKEFEQLVPSGATTAQAAIAWIAAQDGVTTVIPGARNVDQARANAAAATVSVGKEFDDGVRWIYDHYFRESIHPRW; encoded by the coding sequence ATGGAACAGCGGATTTTAGGCAAGACCGGACGGAACGTCTCCATCGTGGGGCTGGGTACCTGGCAGCTCGGTGCGGACTGGGGAAACGTGGATCCGGCACAGGCGCAGGCCATCCTCGCAGCCTCGGTGGAGGCCGGAGTTACCCTCTTCGACACCGCGGACGTCTATGGTGACGGCAAGAGTGAGCAGGCCATCGGGAAGTTCCTGGCGGACAACCCGGGCTCCGGCGTCACGGTTGCCACCAAGATGGGCCGGCGGGTGGAGCAGCGGCCGGAGAACTACACGCTGGCCAACTTCCGCCAGTGGGTGGACCGGTCACGGAAGAACCTGGGCATGGACACCCTGGACCTGGTCCAGCTGCACTGCCCGCCCACCCCGGTCTACAGCAACAACGAGGTCTACGACGCCCTCGACACCCTGGTGGCGGAAGGTGCCATCCGCAACTATGGCGTCAGTGTGGAACGGACGGACGAGGCCCTCGAAGCCATCCGGCATGAAGGAACGGCCTCTGTCCAGATCATCCTCAACGCCTTCCGCCTCAAGCCGCTGGACGAGGTGCTGCCCGCCGCCAAGGCTGCAGGGGTGGGCATCATCGCCCGTGTGCCGCTGGCATCCGGTCTGCTCTCCGGCAAGTACACCAAGGACACCACCTTCGCGGAGAACGATCACCGCAACTACAACCGCCAGGGCGATGCCTTCGACGTTGGGGAGACCTTCTCCGGCGTGGACTACGAGCTGGGCCTGAAAGCCGTGAAGGAGTTCGAGCAGCTGGTCCCTTCCGGCGCTACAACGGCGCAGGCGGCCATCGCCTGGATTGCTGCCCAGGACGGCGTCACTACCGTCATCCCCGGCGCCCGCAACGTGGATCAGGCACGGGCCAATGCCGCCGCGGCCACGGTCAGCGTGGGCAAGGAGTTCGACGACGGGGTCCGCTGGATCTACGACCACTACTTCCGCGAGTCCATCCACCCGCGCTGGTAG
- a CDS encoding HNH endonuclease signature motif containing protein — translation MGRAAVVKAYADIRAALAVLNAEVDWCGSESFSVADPLAGLADGCLDILAGAREVEAGIAGLKAKAAVMYAESASAVAGPDVPVQAQEMAVAAEVGCVLALGPRAASSFLATSHAVVSSLPRTLAGLQAGTLSWSHAVVMADEAASLGAAGAAALEAHFLDPDAPDAARGCPAGEMPAHRFRVKARTWRERHHAESIEVRHAKGVADRRVEFRPDQDGMAWLSACLPAEQALAGWNRLTAVARSLQRPEESRTMSQLRADKFADAILGSGSGSSSSSSNRTSSGRGASVTDAIDEADGGDGDTGARDSAGVNGRDGREDISSPIRAQVLVTVPVFSLMGLADEPAMLDGYGPIPPSMARDLVANGAGSFYRVLVDPRDGAPLEIGRTSYRVTGAMRAWLRMRDGKCPFPGCSNNSLDNDADHILAWANGGTTGISNLAQPCPNHHKLRHSTGWKPTRATKNEPPGWISPAGRHYPSEHQDWEPTRWPVLHNADQVPGEGPPGALSDLVQLGISPAEDWLQWVLHAPSA, via the coding sequence ATGGGAAGGGCGGCGGTGGTCAAGGCTTACGCAGACATCCGGGCTGCCCTTGCTGTGCTGAATGCCGAGGTGGATTGGTGCGGTTCGGAGTCGTTTTCGGTGGCTGATCCGTTGGCCGGCCTGGCGGATGGTTGCTTGGACATTCTTGCCGGTGCCCGTGAGGTTGAAGCAGGGATTGCCGGGTTGAAGGCGAAGGCTGCGGTGATGTACGCGGAGAGCGCCAGTGCTGTTGCCGGTCCGGATGTGCCGGTGCAGGCGCAGGAGATGGCGGTCGCGGCGGAGGTCGGGTGCGTGCTGGCGCTGGGGCCGCGGGCGGCGTCCTCGTTCCTGGCGACTTCGCACGCCGTTGTTTCCTCGTTGCCACGGACCCTTGCGGGGCTGCAGGCGGGGACGTTGTCCTGGAGTCATGCGGTAGTGATGGCTGATGAGGCCGCGAGCCTGGGTGCCGCGGGGGCGGCGGCGTTGGAAGCTCATTTCCTTGACCCGGACGCCCCGGATGCTGCTCGGGGGTGCCCTGCCGGGGAGATGCCGGCGCATCGGTTCAGGGTAAAGGCCCGGACCTGGCGGGAACGCCACCACGCCGAGAGCATCGAAGTGCGCCATGCCAAGGGGGTGGCGGATCGGCGGGTTGAGTTCCGGCCGGACCAGGACGGGATGGCGTGGCTGTCCGCGTGTTTGCCGGCGGAGCAGGCGTTGGCCGGGTGGAACCGGCTCACCGCGGTCGCCCGGTCACTGCAGAGGCCGGAGGAGTCCCGGACCATGTCCCAGTTGCGGGCTGACAAGTTCGCTGATGCGATCCTCGGCAGCGGCAGCGGCAGCAGCAGCAGCAGCAGCAATAGGACCAGTAGCGGCCGTGGCGCCAGTGTCACGGATGCGATTGACGAAGCTGATGGTGGTGACGGCGATACCGGTGCCCGTGACAGCGCCGGTGTCAATGGCAGGGATGGACGGGAAGACATCTCTTCGCCGATCCGGGCCCAGGTTCTGGTCACGGTTCCGGTGTTCTCCCTGATGGGGTTGGCCGATGAACCGGCGATGCTCGACGGGTACGGGCCGATCCCGCCCTCGATGGCCCGGGACCTGGTCGCGAACGGCGCCGGGTCGTTTTACCGGGTGTTGGTGGATCCGCGGGACGGGGCGCCGCTGGAGATCGGCCGGACAAGTTACCGGGTGACCGGGGCGATGCGGGCCTGGCTGAGGATGCGGGACGGAAAGTGCCCGTTCCCGGGCTGCAGCAACAACTCCCTGGACAACGACGCCGACCACATCCTCGCCTGGGCCAACGGTGGCACCACCGGGATCTCCAACCTGGCACAACCCTGCCCGAACCACCACAAACTCCGACACAGCACCGGATGGAAACCCACGCGGGCCACCAAAAACGAACCACCCGGCTGGATCTCACCCGCTGGCAGGCACTACCCAAGCGAACACCAGGACTGGGAACCCACCCGTTGGCCTGTTCTTCACAACGCGGACCAGGTACCGGGGGAGGGACCGCCTGGCGCGCTTTCTGATCTCGTGCAGCTCGGGATATCCCCGGCAGAAGATTGGCTGCAGTGGGTCCTGCACGCTCCATCCGCCTGA
- a CDS encoding HEAT repeat domain-containing protein — protein MGKRSDYRAVLELLPPGEWTAYLTAESGLPGPRGNLELAVAFADVAEPDLVRLCAGSPDEYLALCGAIGLGRLLVEGDSDAAATLRALAEDDRWRVREGVAMALQRLGDADMPALWAVVERWADDGPLVQRAVAAGICEPRLLGAPEDATKAVEILDRITSVVEGTDSASRRSEQFRVLRQGLGYCWSVAVAAAPVTGFGHLAKWARSQDRDVRWIVRENLRKARLHRADPSAAERLAAVLEKSAE, from the coding sequence ATGGGCAAACGGTCGGATTACCGGGCGGTGCTGGAATTGCTTCCGCCCGGGGAGTGGACCGCCTACCTGACCGCTGAGTCCGGGCTTCCTGGGCCCCGGGGCAACCTGGAACTGGCGGTGGCGTTTGCCGATGTAGCGGAGCCGGACCTGGTCCGGCTGTGCGCCGGGAGCCCCGACGAGTACCTTGCCCTGTGCGGCGCTATTGGTCTTGGCCGGCTGCTTGTGGAGGGCGATTCTGATGCTGCCGCTACCCTGCGGGCGCTGGCGGAAGACGACCGCTGGCGGGTCCGCGAGGGGGTAGCCATGGCCCTGCAGCGCCTGGGGGATGCGGACATGCCCGCCTTGTGGGCCGTGGTGGAACGGTGGGCGGACGACGGGCCTCTCGTGCAGCGTGCCGTTGCGGCCGGGATTTGTGAACCGCGGCTGCTGGGTGCTCCGGAGGATGCCACTAAAGCGGTTGAGATCCTCGACAGGATAACCAGTGTGGTGGAAGGAACGGATTCTGCATCCCGCCGGTCGGAGCAATTCCGCGTGCTGCGCCAGGGGCTTGGATACTGCTGGAGCGTTGCCGTTGCCGCGGCACCGGTCACTGGGTTCGGACACCTCGCCAAGTGGGCTCGCAGCCAGGACCGTGACGTGCGCTGGATCGTACGCGAGAACCTTCGAAAAGCGCGCCTTCACAGGGCCGATCCGTCGGCAGCAGAGCGTTTGGCTGCCGTCCTCGAAAAGTCCGCCGAATGA